Within the Cryptococcus deuterogattii R265 chromosome 14, complete sequence genome, the region GGGGTCTGGGTGTGGATGTTGTGTGAGATGTTCAAGGGCGATGGCATATTGGGCGATAAGGAAGAGTATGACGGGTGGCAATTACAATATCTATCGCCAAGGAGTGACAATAAGTTGGTTGATCCGTTTATTTGGACAAGTGGAATGGAGACACAGGGCACGCTCAGGTGGAGATAGGAGGAGGCGAGAAGGCTCTTGGGGCATCAAAGAATAAGGAAGtcgagggggaagagggatggagaaagaaaagaggtggatgaAAGAAACAAGATACAAATGGAGGGAACGGGTCATTCATATAGCGAGAAAACACCCCGAGGTCCGTGCGCATgatctttcctccctctctcttcttcctcctgttcgcgagaagaaggacgataATAATAACATAAACAGCAGTCACAGATGATCGGCCCCTAGTACTAGTCCAAAGTCTATGACGATGTAGCGTGAACTCACTTTCttgacctctttcttcagcTCTCACAGGCCAGCAGCCAGTAGCAGCGCTGTGTGAGGATCGTGAGAAAGGGATACAGACAGGGTCGCGCTTTGCGTTGAACTAGGATGAGACATTGGAATTGGGTCGCTTGGATGCTTAGGTCGTGTTGGAGGGAATTGATTTGTCCACCAGAGCCTTTGAGCTACGGTTAGACTCGTCTTCGTGGCTTGTTGTTAAAAGAGCGGTCAGAGGATATTTGAGGGTGATTTTTGGGTAGGAGAGAATTAAGTTGTGAAATCAGTCGCGCGATCGAATGACCATTTGTCGCCCCCTACACATTCATGATTCAATGCATTATAGCGATAGCAACGAGGTGCATAGGAGTATGCAGTTTTACTTTACAACGTAGACAAACAACAAGATGGGCGCAGGGGGTGGGCAAAAAAGCCAAGTTCACCAAGCAGAGTGACCGAATCGAGCCGGTCATCAAGCCTGGGGGAATGGGGCACTAAACACAGTGATGGCGCCTTCCCTGGATGGTGCGATTTTTTATTCAATGGACAAGACGATAAAAAGTCAAGGGTCAGGAGTCAGCAGACGACGATCAAAGTCGATTCCAATCCCACGGGCAAGCCCCGGGCGGAGCTTGGGGTGACGGTGTCtaaagataaaaaaagatCCGGGAAGTAAGACTTACCGTATCCAGTTACTCCACCCGGGGTAAAGTGCCCGTACCCAAAGTACGATCCTGTCACCTTGCTGGGCTAATTGAAGAGTAGGATGTTCAATGGTGAGGGTATTGGTGTGGTATTTACAGTATTGCCCGGCTGTCAGCGTATAAGGTTGTTAGTTACTAGACCAGCAAGGTATTAATTGTATTGTCGACTGACCGTGGACGTTGTGTTGGACAATATGCCGAGAGCCCGGGACTTCCTTATCTCCTCGAAGGAGGGATACTTCGAACCAAGAGTACGAGCTGTCATAGGTGCCTACATTTGGTGAATTACACGGCCATGGAGACGTAAAAAGCAACCCTAGACCCACCATAATGCTGCGCATAGTTTGACCATCCTTGATCCTTTGAGAACGTCTCGATTATCACTTCCTTCACCCACGCTGTCCTCTCTCCGTGGCCAACTCTTGTATTCATGGGATCAGGATCACCAAAACATCCAATTGGGCTCGAAACAAGGTACCAcacttttcctttcccgCCCTCCAACCCCCCGTCCCCCGCCATCGCCGCCTCCGgtacctcctcttcctgaccGGTCAACCACTCCAGCCCACGCTTAACATACCCGCCGTCTCGTGTCGAATATACcatcacttccttcttacTCTCCCTCCTACATCCGTCCCAGTACCGCGCTTCATCTAGTATTCTGAGTGCGAGTTCGAGGGGGAGACCAAGGTGGACGAGATAGGATGTAACGAGGGTGATATCAGAGAGTGTGGGCGGGATGTGGTCGTGGGTGAGGAGGGGAGGTGTGGCaggcaggaagagagagaggatgcTTTGTGGAGCGTGGGATGGCAAGGATGGCTGGGGTGCtggcggaggaggttggGTAACCTGGGATGACTGGGATAATCCCATGTTTTGTGTTGTATAGATGTAATGTATGTAATGGCACAGGATCGATTGCAGAGAGCTTAGATAACGGCCGCctttttttatttattCGCGCATTGTTTTCAGCTTGCCAAAAAatccatttcctctttccacacCTATCAAGAAGACCGACGAGATGAGCGACAAGGCTGGCCTCTACGACATCTGTAAGCATTCAAAGCTGTCTCGGGCAATACAACACTGACTCAGCTCAGCTCGACCTCGCTTTGACCTCGGCACCTACGGTCAGTTCATGCCCATCCACCCATCCCACATCCACCTCTAAAACCCGAAAACACTAACCACATCCTATCGCAACAGGCGGTCGTCTCGCGTATTTCTACTCTACCACCTCCCCTCTCACGCTCTTCGCATCTCCTGCAAAACTACAGCAAGCTCAGAAAGATGTCACCCGTTTCGAATCTCAGATCAAGGAGAACGGTAAAGCTGGGACGTGGGTGACCAGAGAACAAAAGGCGGCTTACGACAATGCCAAGCAGTGTGAGTTGCCTCGATAAGCTTGGATATGATACCAGAATGTTGATGAGCGGGTCAAGTGGTTAACTCATCTATACACCCTGATACTGGCAAGCCGGTGCCCTTGCCTTTCAGGATGTCAGCCTTTGTACCTACCAATTTGATGTAAGTTTCTGCCTGGATTTATGGATTTTCGATCTACATCGTGCTGACCCTTAAACTAGAATATGCGTGAGATCAACTAATCCATTGCAGCACTCGAGAAAAAATTGGCTGATATAAAAGCAGGCGGGTATGCTCATGCCCAACCCGAGCTTGAGGAGTGTCATCTTCTGGCAATGGGCGAATCAGACTCTTAACGTTGCTGTAAGTCTCTCCTTGCATTTAAAACATGCGACCTTTCTCAAACAGTATCTAGGTCAACTTCAGCAACGCCAATAAATCTATCGAGATGACTCCTCAAGAAATCGGCACTGGTAagcctccttcctttctctctttcttctccccgGCAACATGTGTTAATCCATATCAACCTCACTTTTAGCGTACGTCGCTGCCACATTCACCTCCGTCTTCCTTGCCGTCTCTCTCACCCGCCTCGTCCCCCGCCTCCGCGTCtcccccaccaccaaagaCCTCCTCGCCAAGCTCGTGCCCTTTGCCTCCGTCGCCAGCGCCGGTGTCGTCAATATCTCTTGTATcagatggaaagagatgcGCGACGGTGTGGAAGTGTTCAAGATCACGCATGACCCTGTTGATGGGAATGAGCAAAAGCAGGATTTGGGGAAGAGTGCGAAAGCTGGGCAGATGGCTGTCATGCAGAGTGCCGCTAGTAGAGTCCTCACCAACATGTCCGTTagctttccttctttccttctctctctctcctccccgtcctcctcctcccccttcttctcctctgcgACTCGTGCTGACGGTAAAATAGTCCTATACTTATCATCCCCCCAATGGTTATGACCCTCCTCACGAACAAGGGTGCATTCTCCGGCCCCCGTGGTAAACTCGCCTCCTCCCTTACACAACTCACGCTCATCGGTCTCTCTTTGGGCGTGTTCTTGCCTCCGGCAATCGCCTACTTCCCTCAGAGGGCTTCTACTTCTCCTGCAAAGTTGGAGAATCGATTCAAGGAGTACGAGGGACCTATTTACTTTAACAAGGGTCTTTAAACCAAAATGGTTGCAGTGCGACGAGATGAGAACAGCTGCGTTGGGATTGGACGTTATTGCGGAAGGGGGTTGGAGTGGTTAGAGGTAGAGGCGTGTGGGGAGAATCACTAGGACAATAAGATGCGATGGGCATATAGATATGCATGTGTATAGACATCCATACCCCGACGTAACAGCGGAAGAGACGTGTGACTGGCACAATTAGTGCTCAAATGACACTTACCGAGAACAACCCTGCTGAGCAAgacaggaaggaaaaaaaaggaacaAATCAAGTCTACCAGACCGACAATGATTAATGTATCCGAAAGAGGGGCAGCaacagaaaaagacaaagaaatTTCAGGTTCtaatccttctcttcgacATCGGGTGTATCTGTGACAACAATGATATTGAAGGCCTGTGGGCCTCGACGGGTTTGCACAGTCTGCAGGAGAGCGAAAATGGTAGTAGCGGAATGGCGTTATGAATTATAAAAGcgtttttcttttcttcaagcACTTTATCAAGTTCGAATGGGAGATACGCTATATAAGGTGTTTACGACAACACAGCATTACAACAAATAAAGCGTATTCGCAAAAGGTAAGAATTGGAATTCACACAAAGAGCAGGGATGTGATTTtgacaaaaaaagaaaaaaaaggaaaaaaaaataataaCAGCGGCTGGTTTCGATCCAGCGACTTCAAGGTACCAAAGTAAATATGAGCCTtgcattcttcctctgaaTTACGCTGTTTAATAATATTTGCTTCTGATCTAATATATTATAATGTTGAGTTAATAATTATGATGATTTACCATTCATTTTTGTTTTAACTTTATGTCTCGTCATCATGCAACTCAGGAATGGAAACCATCTTTGCTACTGAGGATACGGGACCCGAGCAAATTAAAGAATATCTCAGCTGGACAGCATATGAATGAAGTAAAAGCTTATCCAACTCGGGGCAATCgtcttcaacttcttcagTCTTGGCCTTGGCTCACTACACTAAGGGACTTGCAGCAGCGTGATTCAAGCCAAATTCGCACCCAGCTAGCTTCAAGTAGGCACAGTTACAATTGATGCGAACATACTGGCTTGATTTGACACCATATAAAGCTTATAATTTGAGCTTTTGAGGCGGTTATACCATATTTTTGGTATGATCTCTTTTACAAAGAAACGCAATTGTCTAGGCTATTCACCTCCAAATAGTATACTAccaaaatgaaaaaagtTCACTAACAGCCCCATCGCAACTAGCACCGATTCTCGCTCTACCCTTCTCGCTCCACCACTGAGTGTTCCCGCATCCGGCGTCTTCCATCCTGTCAGTCCCTTGCTAATCGTCATTGTCATACTTTTACTTACACTAGCACtggttgaggttgaagtGGATGTTGAGGACGTGGGGGTAGGGccagaaggagaaatggTAGTAAAAGTTGAAGGATTTGACGAGTACACGTTGATGTAGTTGATCTCAAAGTACGCTTGGGCATAAGTTGTCGAGGCATTGTTAATTACATAGGTGGTGTAGCTAGTTACCACAGACATTTGTGAGTAGGCTGCTCCtcaagagatgatggaagaagggaaacaAGCGTACCATGTTGCATCGCCCACTAAAGCTGGGCAGGTTCTTGCTAGTTCAGAAGGCAGACCGGCGTAGTCTCCACAGAGAGCGATATTGATTGTCAGCGTTTGAGCTACATGTTATGGTCAGCCAAACGCAAAACCACAAACAAAGAAATGTAGGCACTCACGGCCAAACAGGTTGGTTATGTCGCAGGAGCTAGACGGGTATTCAGCCACGGGGATACCAAGAGTCGACGTATCGATCTGTGTGGCGTTGACTCGGACAGTGGATGGTATAGCAGACCGCTATGATATCCATAAGCAACTTCCTTTTTAACTTTTCGAGGAGGTAACAGAAAGAGACAAAACGGAAGACTCACAGTCATGAACCAAACCCGAATCCCGTCTTCGGCAAACTCGGCCACAAAAacccctcctccagcttcaGCAAATGCCTGTCCATAAGAATTCGGATTCGGATCATAAACCGTACATCCCGATCCAAAATTCTGTGAGTTGTCGCAGTTTGGGTAAGAGACTCTACCTGAGAACGAAGGGGTAAAGGTGGTGGGGATGGTGCATGAAGTATTGCCTGATGTATGAAGAGCAATCATGTTGGTTGGTTGGAGGTTGATACCTTCGATGATGTCGATCTCGCCACCTGCGGGCCATGAAGGGCCCTCTGGTGCCATGTCAGATGTGTTTCgcattttattttatttttccCTAATtttgagatgagatggtaACGTACGAGTCCAGAAAGCAGGCCAGACGCTACAACCATACGGCATATGCACAGCGTCCATAACCCAGACTGTGCCAAGGTCATAAGCGCTCTTACTCAACAGCTTTGGGGCATATCGTTTCTCGAGGTAAGGAACAAAAGTGGTATTGTCAACTTTGAGGATGGTCGTGCCAGCGGAAGTTGTGTAGAGTAAAGATGTGTTGGCGGCTGTTTCCCAGAATGTGTCGCCACTGTTTTATAATTAGCATAAAACCGAATGTCACTGGGATTTACTTTGTGGTGTTATCGTATGTTTCGGGTGGAAATCTGAATCCGTCACTGTACATAGTCAGCAATTGGTTCCTTACTGACACAATAAAAAACTTGACGACCTACAAAAAGCCCTCACCGTGCCAGGACTCGATCAAGGGGTAGACTGTCGCCCCAGCTCGAAGCGCTTGGGTAATTAGCAAGGCGATTGGGAGTAAGGTCAACATCAGTGGACAGGTTAGTGTTGAGCGGGTCGGTCCAAGAACGACATTTTATATATCCGTCTTTCTGTGATGACAGCAGCATGATGCGTTGTCGTCCGATCAAACATGGAGAGGCTGTGTCTCtgaaaaaaacaaaacgcAAGGATCCGCGATCGGTAGTCGCGTCTTGgtcttttccatccataATAACACAGATCGGATTAGGTTTGTCAGATCTTCGTAACTCGTAAGCTCCTCCTAAGGCAGCTGTGCAGCGTTGCGATGTAGTTCTTCAGTTAAATACATACAGGAACATCATCtaccttcttgtccttttgCCGAGAAGAACAATACCACGAACAATTACTGCCGAGGCCCTGTATTAAGTTGAGTGGGAACTCACCCATATTCAAAGGCGAGGGATGCTGAGCAGCAGGACAGACTCCATTATACCGTGATAAAAGTGTTATATAATAGAAGATTTGAATGTAGATGGCATCACGCCACCGATAGATAAAAACGGCCAATGACGAAACTAACTTCCACGTCACAGGATAAGCACCAGATGCGGTCAAGTCCGCCTCTCGCCCTTACTGTGTTTTCGACTCTCTTTGTTCATCCGTTCCTTCGTTTCTTTGACACCTGATTTATCATTACTCTTTCTCACTCTGATCTCCTGCAGCTCCTCAGCTCGAGAAGCTGAAAAACGGCATATCAGGTCGGCAGTGGAGCGTTTGCACCGTTGAACAATCAAGGTTCGTCGCCGAGTAATTTTGCCCTTCCCTAGCTCATTCAGTCCCAGTCGCGGTAGTAGGATAGTAACCCTTATCTCTCAGCCACCAATCATTCATCCAGGATGACCCCTCCAGCTCACTGGCAAACCATATCCCCACAAACACGACCTTTGACTCTCACCGTCCTCGACCTCACACCGTTGGCTCTTACAGTCTCGCTCTCGCTTACTCCCTCCGCCTCCATCCCATCGTTGCATCATTCACATACTTCACATTCTCATCATGCTCATGGCGCTCACGGCCACCCGCATACACCTGTATCACATAGCCACACTCCTCAGGCTACAAATCAAAAGAATCGAAAACGTCACCGCAAACGGGGCCACCCGAATCAGATATCTGCAACGTCCATCCACGGAGAGCCGagcgaagatgacgagcaCGAGCAGGAAGAGTCCGATTCGACTTCACATCAGGATAGTTCTGTAAGCTTCAAAGACCTGTTGCGGCACGGCGTTTTGGTGTACGTCAATGGGCAACAATCAAACAACCTGTTCGCGAatgtgatggatgatgaggacgaggagacGGAGTGGGAGGACGAGGCTGAGACGGCACCACATGGCGAAGAGATAGAAGAGAGTATGGAGCAGGGCATCACACGTCGACGACCGCGAAAGGCGCGTTTCATGACGTCTGCGGCTGAAGCTGCGGGAAAGGTGacgggaaagaagaaggatgagaagccGCATTCAAAAGGGGATAAAGATAGAGCGGTACTCGTAATCTATGGGTTGATGCCTGCTCAAGAGTATGAAATTGAGTTGAGGGTCGTTGGTATGGGAGGACAAGAAAACGAGGCATTGGGTAAGTCATTACGTTCTCAAATGAATATTTCTAACATACATAAAAGCCTCTACAAGTGTATTAATCCCCGCCCCACCTACACCGACCGTTTGCTCTCGCTCTAGAGCGAATTCCCTTCGTTCTCGTTCTCGCCCACGATCCCGATCCAACTCTCTCACCGCTCCTCAAGCACCTGAAACCGCTCCTGATGCCCCTCCATCCCCTACCCACGCCGAGACAATCGTCCCTACTCCCATTTTGAACGCTGTCGATACCCAAGCCGCTCAGTTGCGCCATTTGATCGCTACAGCCCATACCGAAAAAGaacttcttcaaactcaGATTAAAGAAGCTCGGCGTACTGCACAAAGGGGAGAAGCAGCGTTGAAAGCGGAGATTGAGACTGTGAAAAAAGGAATTGAAAAGGCTGGTGGCATGGATTTGAGAGCAAAGCAAAAGGCATTGGCGCTGCAAGAACAAGTGAAACAAGGATGGGCGGGTGCTGAAGCAgcagaaaaggagatgaaggcggTTGAGCAAGGGCTCATTGATTTGGAGAAACGGTTGGAGCAAgtaaaagaggaagtggaagaggtcaAGAAAGAGTTCAAAGAAGttaagaaggaagaggaaaaggccaaggagagTGACAAAAAGACCAGAAGTGACGAAGATAAAAAATTAGCCGAGATAATCTCTAAGATCGAAAAGCTCAAAACgaaaaaggccaagaaagaggcagagggGGCGGAGCTCGAGAAACGattggaagagttggaaaaggagatggaagaggcagagaagaagaatggagaggaaaaagcaaaTCGGAGCCGGACAATGTCATATTACGCCACTGGGTACGGCCAACAACACTACGATTCTCACGATCCTACCTCATTTGGTCCTGTCGGCGCACTGCCACCCCCTGTTCCAGGGTCAAGCACATCTCAGAGCACCAATCGTCCACTTAGCACTCACCCTTCATTGACCAACCTCTCCGGGCCGTATGCAGCTGGACCCGCTTACCGTCCCAAGGGAGCACCGGGGTATACACCTCGCTTCCCCTCTGGTGGTGCTCGTCCCAGTCCgactcttccctctcccacccaGACAACGGGCTTCTATCCCTCTGCATCCCATCCTgttcctcctgctcctgtcAACGTTTCTCCAGGGTTTAGACCTTCAAAAGTCTCACCTGCTCAAGGAGCGAGTTCGACAACAAGGTCAGGCGTGAACGCTGCTGCTTTACCGTTCCACCCGCCGACCTACAACTCTCAACCTGGATGGACTGCATCATCTAGTAACCCTCCCGCTACGAACCCAACCCCTCCCGGAGCCAATAATACGCCGCCAGCAGAACATACGACTGCGCTTATGCCTCCATCCCTTCAGCACCGTATTTACCTTCCCAACCCTCGTGCTCGTCCGTTCCAAACACCTTCTGCAGCTTCACCTACAATTGCACCGTCTAGTGCTCCTTCGACCAACCCATCCAAGCCAGCAGTAGCAACAGCCGCCGCGGccgcatcttcatcatcatccaattCCAATCCTAGCTCGCCGGCTTTCCCGCCCCTTCCTACTTCATCCTCCGCGTCAACTAACAAATCCACCTCCGCGCCTGTTTCTCAACAAGGACCTAGTTTGGCAAGTATTGTCACTCGCGCCGTTCTCGCACCTTCTTCGGTTTTAGCACAGAAATCTTCGTCGAGCGGGGGGATCGGCCTCTCCGGCTCTGGTTCTGGCGTCGGTCTAGGGCCAGTTGATGGGGTGGGACGTACTGGG harbors:
- a CDS encoding mitochondrial protein, whose amino-acid sequence is MSDKAGLYDISRPRFDLGTYGGRLAYFYSTTSPLTLFASPAKLQQAQKDVTRFESQIKENGKAGTWVTREQKAAYDNAKQLVNSSIHPDTGKPVPLPFRMSAFVPTNLIICQAGMLMPNPSLRSVIFWQWANQTLNVAVNFSNANKSIEMTPQEIGTAYVAATFTSVFLAVSLTRLVPRLRVSPTTKDLLAKLVPFASVASAGVVNISCIRWKEMRDGVEVFKITHDPVDGNEQKQDLGKSAKAGQMAVMQSAASRVLTNIPILIIPPMVMTLLTNKGAFSGPRGKLASSLTQLTLIGLSLGVFLPPAIAYFPQRASTSPAKLENRFKEYEGPIYFNKGL